In Picosynechococcus sp. PCC 7002, the following are encoded in one genomic region:
- the psbP gene encoding photosystem II reaction center PsbP, with translation MRQNRWKKAIASLLIVISCTLAACGGVGSLQGYSNGTYGYQFLYPNGWIPVDVSKSDTGVDVVFRDLVEYSENLSVIISDVPADKALNDLGTPTDVGYRFMKEASQNSDRQPELIRAESRTDKGQTYYTLEYRVTLPEGQMRHDLATVAVKLGKLYTFNLSTRESRWPQVEKLFNAMVNSFKV, from the coding sequence ATGCGCCAAAATCGATGGAAAAAGGCGATCGCCAGTTTGTTGATCGTGATCAGTTGTACGTTGGCTGCTTGCGGTGGCGTCGGTAGCCTCCAGGGCTATAGCAATGGCACCTATGGCTATCAGTTTCTCTATCCCAATGGTTGGATTCCCGTTGACGTCAGCAAGAGCGATACTGGCGTAGATGTGGTATTTCGGGATTTGGTGGAATATTCCGAAAATTTGAGCGTCATTATCAGTGATGTTCCCGCCGACAAAGCCTTAAACGATCTCGGCACTCCCACCGATGTTGGCTATCGGTTTATGAAAGAAGCAAGCCAAAATAGCGATCGCCAACCTGAATTGATCCGGGCCGAAAGCCGCACCGACAAGGGCCAAACCTACTACACCCTCGAATATCGCGTCACCCTCCCTGAAGGTCAAATGCGCCATGACCTCGCCACCGTTGCCGTCAAGCTAGGCAAACTCTATACCTTTAATCTCTCGACCCGCGAAAGCCGTTGGCCCCAAGTGGAGAAACTCTTTAACGCGATGGTCAATTCCTTTAAGGTCTAA
- a CDS encoding glutamyl-tRNA reductase, whose product MNIVVVGLSHKTAPVEIREKLSIQEAKMDEAIAHLKSYPHVEEVAVISTCNRLEIYAVVQETEQGVREICQFLAETGQLQLNRLRRYLFTLLHQDAIRHLLRVAAGLESLVLGEGQILAQVKAAHKLGQQHKGLGRLLDRMFKRAITAGKRVRSETNIGTGAVSISSAAVELAQMKVKDLSNQKIAIIGAGKMSRLLVQHLVSKGAEDITIVNRSERGARDLAKKFPDVDLQLELLPEMLNVVEQADIVFTSTGATEPILDRAKLENLDLHTLILIDISVPLNVAADVEEIAGVRLYNVDALKEVVAQNQASRRKMAEEAEALLEEEVENYIQWWQSLETVPTISSLRSKVESIREQELEKALSRLGAEFEEKHQEVIETLTRGIVNKILHDPMVQLRAQQDIEARRVCLQSLQMLFNLETEEAI is encoded by the coding sequence ATGAATATCGTTGTTGTTGGCCTGAGTCATAAAACAGCCCCCGTCGAAATCCGCGAAAAACTCAGTATTCAAGAAGCGAAAATGGACGAGGCGATCGCCCACCTCAAATCCTACCCCCACGTAGAAGAAGTCGCCGTTATCAGTACCTGTAACCGCCTTGAAATCTATGCCGTCGTGCAGGAAACAGAACAGGGCGTGCGGGAAATTTGCCAATTTCTTGCGGAAACCGGACAACTCCAACTCAACCGCCTGCGCCGTTACCTCTTCACCCTGCTGCACCAAGATGCCATCCGTCATCTCTTGCGAGTCGCTGCGGGCCTAGAAAGTCTCGTTCTCGGCGAAGGCCAAATCCTCGCCCAGGTCAAAGCCGCCCACAAACTTGGTCAACAGCACAAAGGCCTAGGGCGCTTACTCGACCGGATGTTCAAACGGGCGATCACCGCCGGGAAACGCGTCCGCAGCGAAACCAACATTGGCACCGGGGCCGTTTCCATTAGCTCCGCCGCCGTGGAATTGGCCCAGATGAAGGTCAAGGATCTTTCCAATCAAAAAATTGCGATTATCGGTGCCGGGAAAATGTCGCGTCTGTTGGTGCAACACCTCGTTTCTAAAGGGGCCGAAGACATCACTATCGTCAACCGTTCCGAACGGGGGGCGCGGGATCTCGCGAAAAAATTCCCCGATGTGGATCTGCAATTAGAATTGCTGCCAGAGATGCTCAATGTCGTTGAACAGGCGGACATTGTCTTTACCAGTACCGGGGCGACGGAACCGATTCTTGACCGGGCGAAACTGGAAAATCTCGATCTTCACACGTTAATTTTGATCGATATTTCTGTGCCCCTTAACGTTGCTGCCGATGTGGAAGAAATCGCCGGCGTGCGTTTATATAATGTGGACGCCCTCAAGGAAGTAGTGGCCCAAAACCAAGCGTCCCGCCGCAAAATGGCCGAAGAAGCCGAAGCCCTTTTAGAAGAGGAAGTAGAAAACTATATCCAATGGTGGCAGTCCCTCGAAACCGTCCCGACCATTAGTTCCCTACGCAGCAAAGTCGAAAGCATTCGGGAGCAGGAGCTGGAAAAAGCCCTCTCTCGCCTCGGTGCAGAATTTGAAGAGAAGCACCAGGAAGTTATCGAAACCTTGACCCGGGGGATCGTTAATAAAATTCTCCATGATCCGATGGTGCAACTGCGGGCCCAACAGGATATTGAAGCCCGTCGAGTCTGCCTCCAATCGCTGCAAATGCTGTTTAACCTCGAAACGGAAGAGGCGATTTAG